TGATGTGCTGGAAAATCCGCCAAAACCAACCAGCAGAATTCTGCGGGCCGCCGAAGCCCTGCCGGACTGGGCGTGAGCGTCCCGGCCTGGCATGAGCAGCCCATTGCCAGGGGGCATGACCGGGACAGCTTTGATTGCGGCGAGCCAGCGCTAAACGAGTTCCTCCAGCGTCATGCCCGCAAAAACCATGATCTGGGCGGGGCCAAAACATTTTTGGCGGTCAACGCGGCGGATGGCGCAACCATTCTTGGATTCTACAGCCTTGCTCCAGCCTCGCTGGCCTTTGCACGGACGCCGAAATTGATCAAACGTGGTTTGGCCCGTCATGAGGTGCCGGTCTTCAGGCTGGCCAGACTGGCCGTGGACCGTTCGGTCCAGGGCCGCGGTCTCGGAGGTCAACTGCTCCTGGCCGCCGGTCGGCGCTCCCTGCTGGCGGCATCCCAGGTCGGCGGCGTGGCA
The DNA window shown above is from Desulfonatronum sp. SC1 and carries:
- a CDS encoding GNAT family N-acetyltransferase produces the protein MSVPAWHEQPIARGHDRDSFDCGEPALNEFLQRHARKNHDLGGAKTFLAVNAADGATILGFYSLAPASLAFARTPKLIKRGLARHEVPVFRLARLAVDRSVQGRGLGGQLLLAAGRRSLLAASQVGGVALLIDAKNERAARWYTGYGAVPLLDQPLSLLLPLKTIQAALSVTSRF